One Candidatus Poribacteria bacterium genomic region harbors:
- the nusA gene encoding transcription termination factor NusA, whose product MLENLQNAIRQNTAQTDLPEQVFVEAIEEALRAAARRVYGADANISVEVNLEKGDIRCYVPKKVVNIMRDFSTEIPIEEAVKLQEDVELGQMLKVEINPSDFGRIPAQLAKQILFQKIKQAEREKIYEEFAGREGEVVTGYVQRFERGGIVLDLEQTEAFLPPREIPRSQNYERGKRLQCLILSVKSETRGAPIIVSRTHRDLVTMLFEQEVPEIYEGQVRVMAVARDPGNRAKVAVLATEEGIDAIGTCVGVKGIRVQTITGELDGERIDVLDWSEDPSVFIANALGHVSVRRVELNEEDRSARVVVPDNELSLAIGQRGQNARLAAKLTGWKVDIKGESETTVSIDELFKPVEEEENPDVAAESPPDTSEEEADASTLTQESEATNSEQVVSSAEDDQEDADTEIFEAEAADVTSENVPVVDADEDFETE is encoded by the coding sequence ATGTTAGAGAACCTCCAAAACGCTATTCGTCAAAATACAGCGCAGACGGATCTGCCAGAACAAGTCTTTGTTGAGGCGATAGAAGAGGCACTTCGCGCTGCTGCACGCCGAGTTTACGGTGCCGATGCCAACATTTCTGTTGAAGTTAATTTAGAAAAAGGGGATATACGTTGCTATGTTCCTAAAAAAGTCGTTAATATTATGCGCGATTTCTCCACAGAGATTCCGATTGAGGAAGCCGTGAAACTTCAGGAAGATGTTGAACTCGGTCAGATGCTAAAGGTCGAAATCAACCCGAGTGATTTTGGACGGATCCCCGCACAATTGGCAAAGCAAATCCTTTTCCAAAAAATAAAGCAGGCGGAACGAGAGAAAATCTATGAGGAATTTGCTGGACGAGAAGGTGAGGTTGTCACCGGTTATGTCCAGCGTTTTGAACGCGGTGGTATCGTCTTGGACCTTGAACAGACAGAGGCATTTTTACCACCGCGAGAGATACCGCGTTCACAAAATTACGAACGTGGTAAGCGGTTGCAGTGTTTAATTTTGTCGGTAAAAAGTGAAACGCGCGGTGCTCCTATCATCGTATCCCGAACACATCGCGATCTTGTCACAATGCTCTTTGAACAAGAGGTACCCGAAATCTATGAAGGGCAGGTCCGTGTTATGGCGGTTGCACGTGATCCGGGCAATCGCGCAAAAGTTGCTGTCTTAGCAACTGAAGAAGGTATTGATGCTATTGGGACGTGTGTTGGGGTCAAGGGAATTCGGGTCCAAACTATTACTGGTGAGCTTGATGGTGAAAGAATAGACGTGCTTGACTGGAGCGAGGATCCGAGTGTCTTCATCGCTAACGCTTTGGGGCATGTTTCTGTGCGTAGGGTGGAACTCAATGAGGAAGACAGAAGTGCTCGCGTGGTTGTACCGGACAATGAACTCTCCTTGGCGATCGGGCAACGCGGGCAGAATGCAAGGCTCGCTGCAAAATTAACGGGTTGGAAGGTTGACATAAAGGGTGAGTCCGAAACAACTGTTTCGATTGACGAACTTTTTAAACCTGTTGAGGAAGAAGAGAATCCTGATGTAGCAGCTGAGAGTCCACCGGATACCTCGGAAGAGGAGGCAGATGCAAGTACGCTTACGCAGGAATCTGAGGCAACAAATTCTGAACAGGTAGTAAGTTCAGCAGAGGATGACCAAGAAGATGCCGATACGGAGATTTTTGAAGCGGAAGCAGCGGACGTAACCAGTGAAAATGTGCCTGTCGTTGATGCCGACGAGGATTTTGAAACAGAGTGA
- a CDS encoding ribosome maturation factor RimP produces the protein MTTAEKNAIIEMLAPMLDLDGIELVDVEVHAQTLRLLIHKPDGLSVRDCQMVNQTVRPVLEVHEHLASYAQLEVASPGIDRPLRTAKDFQRNCGRAVQIEVISKDGGKREVQGTVVEVHSGKVVLEVSNGKSISVKISQILNAHIQLMW, from the coding sequence ATGACAACAGCTGAGAAAAACGCTATTATTGAGATGTTAGCACCAATGCTTGATTTGGATGGCATTGAGCTTGTAGATGTTGAAGTACATGCGCAGACATTGCGCCTCCTCATCCACAAACCCGATGGGCTTTCGGTGAGGGATTGCCAAATGGTGAATCAAACCGTACGTCCAGTTTTAGAAGTGCATGAGCATTTGGCAAGTTACGCACAGTTAGAGGTTGCTTCGCCGGGCATAGATAGACCTTTAAGAACTGCTAAAGATTTCCAGCGAAATTGCGGGCGAGCGGTTCAGATAGAAGTCATCTCAAAGGACGGAGGGAAGCGTGAGGTACAAGGCACCGTTGTAGAAGTACACTCTGGGAAGGTAGTCTTGGAGGTGTCTAACGGAAAGTCTATCTCCGTTAAGATTTCGCAAATTCTCAATGCACACATACAACTGATGTGGTAA